In a genomic window of Virgibacillus sp. SK37:
- a CDS encoding YjcQ family protein, whose amino-acid sequence MNKNKLRYAILKEIDSDNKALTEEDFAVTADQFDDAIRFLSRENYLMGVFYADDRPWLFEGTAYLTEDGENYLKENSSFTKTYRGLKEIRDWLKL is encoded by the coding sequence ATGAATAAGAACAAACTAAGGTACGCCATATTGAAAGAAATTGATAGCGATAATAAAGCACTTACTGAAGAGGACTTTGCTGTTACCGCAGATCAGTTTGATGATGCTATTAGATTTCTAAGTAGAGAAAACTATTTAATGGGTGTTTTCTACGCAGATGACAGACCATGGCTGTTTGAGGGAACGGCTTATTTAACAGAAGATGGTGAGAATTACTTAAAGGAGAACAGTTCATTTACAAAGACATATAGGGGATTAAAAGAAATTAGAGATTGGTTAAAACTATAA
- a CDS encoding HNH endonuclease — translation MKTCTICGDTLPISDFLKKSREKWRGYCKKCNSIRNKMKKAKVFEVPELEKGVEIEVRGKMSKGHKYSSFVPYEKAIQLVGERVAYIVNPRLIRKYFDRETFRMLVFKRYGDRCVYCGEIANTIDHIIPKSKGGITSFSNCVPACSNCNGVKGNLDIEEYLYYYEPSTTFPGVSRTDSVRYSLLEITEKIDNINTYLGICLKRTGIETDELNNLEEMEELEEKVNELNETIMNFKSNQSNEYVEQLISERR, via the coding sequence ATGAAGACTTGTACTATCTGCGGTGATACTTTACCAATATCGGATTTCTTAAAGAAAAGTCGAGAAAAGTGGAGAGGATATTGTAAAAAGTGTAACTCAATCAGAAATAAAATGAAAAAGGCAAAAGTGTTTGAAGTTCCAGAACTTGAGAAGGGTGTTGAAATAGAGGTACGTGGAAAAATGTCAAAAGGTCATAAGTATTCATCTTTTGTACCGTATGAGAAAGCAATTCAATTAGTTGGTGAGAGGGTTGCATATATTGTAAACCCAAGGCTGATTCGAAAATATTTTGATAGAGAAACTTTTCGGATGCTAGTATTTAAAAGATATGGTGATAGATGCGTATACTGCGGAGAAATAGCGAACACGATTGATCATATTATTCCTAAAAGCAAAGGCGGTATCACCTCCTTCTCAAATTGCGTCCCCGCATGCTCCAATTGCAACGGAGTAAAAGGAAATTTGGACATAGAGGAATACCTTTACTACTACGAGCCTTCAACTACCTTTCCAGGTGTGTCAAGGACTGATTCGGTAAGATACAGTTTACTAGAGATAACAGAGAAGATTGATAATATTAATACTTATCTTGGTATCTGTTTGAAAAGGACTGGAATAGAAACAGATGAGTTAAACAATCTTGAGGAAATGGAAGAGTTAGAGGAAAAGGTGAATGAACTAAACGAAACAATAATGAATTTTAAAAGTAACCAATCAAATGAATATGTGGAGCAACTAATAAGTGAAAGGAGATGA
- a CDS encoding helix-turn-helix domain-containing protein, whose amino-acid sequence MNNKEIIILVDQLVEDFGKTVKEFRIKSGLTLQDMAEIVSLSPSYVYRIEAHKRRPEIGTRIKFMTEAMGFASEEINLYLEKYIAKEKLNKESE is encoded by the coding sequence ATGAATAACAAGGAGATAATAATACTGGTAGATCAGTTGGTGGAGGACTTTGGTAAAACTGTAAAAGAATTCAGAATAAAAAGCGGTTTAACATTGCAAGATATGGCAGAAATTGTTTCGCTTAGTCCAAGCTATGTGTATAGGATTGAAGCCCATAAAAGACGACCAGAGATTGGAACTAGAATTAAATTTATGACTGAAGCAATGGGCTTTGCGTCAGAAGAGATAAACTTATACTTGGAAAAGTATATTGCTAAAGAAAAGTTAAATAAGGAATCGGAGTAA
- a CDS encoding ankyrin repeat domain-containing protein: protein MVNEKKRDTKRIERIMYLLHSIWESNSDMRFFQLMDTLQHKYSFENNEFGKREGVEVDSKGCKMPISFIDLFYLEDDNLEEFLRDCVHSDKQRDSARTFMEILESNNTSKLAEYVKNHNVDHEINGNSLLYWAVYMNQIQIVKELLKLGADQNKKDLYGRSPLEIGSYYGFYEVCKVLLENGVMVDENSLNRARRGWGGNRQSEILKLLEEWQNR, encoded by the coding sequence GTGGTGAATGAGAAGAAAAGAGATACAAAGAGAATTGAAAGAATAATGTACTTGCTTCACTCTATATGGGAGTCAAACTCAGATATGCGTTTTTTTCAACTAATGGACACGTTACAACATAAATATTCCTTTGAAAATAATGAGTTTGGTAAGCGAGAAGGGGTTGAGGTGGATTCCAAGGGATGTAAAATGCCTATATCGTTTATAGACTTATTTTATCTGGAAGATGATAATCTCGAAGAGTTTTTACGTGACTGTGTTCATAGTGATAAGCAAAGAGATTCGGCAAGGACTTTTATGGAAATATTAGAATCAAATAATACAAGTAAACTTGCTGAATATGTAAAAAATCACAATGTTGATCACGAAATCAATGGGAATAGTCTTCTTTATTGGGCTGTATATATGAATCAAATACAAATTGTTAAAGAGCTACTAAAACTAGGAGCAGACCAAAACAAAAAAGACTTGTATGGGAGAAGTCCGCTCGAAATTGGATCTTACTATGGATTTTATGAGGTATGCAAAGTTCTCCTTGAAAATGGAGTAATGGTGGATGAAAATTCCCTAAATAGAGCAAGGCGTGGATGGGGCGGTAACAGGCAAAGTGAAATACTTAAATTGTTAGAGGAATGGCAGAATAGATAA
- a CDS encoding YolD-like family protein, with protein sequence MVNDRGNIKWTSIMMPEHINLLKQIWEEKDHKKKPVLDEQQVNEINMKLQLAIHNDLNIIIEYYKDHDYHKINGKLKNVDSMRKFLQLNDSNFTSIPLGDILELHID encoded by the coding sequence TTGGTAAATGATAGAGGCAATATCAAATGGACATCAATAATGATGCCTGAGCACATAAATCTACTAAAACAAATTTGGGAAGAGAAAGACCATAAGAAAAAGCCTGTATTAGATGAGCAACAAGTGAATGAAATAAATATGAAGTTACAGCTTGCAATACATAATGACCTGAATATAATCATTGAATATTACAAAGATCATGATTACCATAAAATAAACGGTAAGCTAAAAAATGTGGATTCAATGAGGAAGTTTTTACAACTAAATGATAGTAATTTCACGAGTATACCATTGGGGGATATTTTGGAACTACACATAGATTGA
- a CDS encoding DUF3916 domain-containing protein — MRDKKVRGVKRKSNNMIKRIEENTLEFPTEFYNGYWHLHLPVAQDFINSDKTPKKIKRLCIQALLDRAEHLIGLKPNNKEKYRVVVAVDLPDLWGSQIIVFKGDSYFKDFFNRNDQYQKWLHLSDDRNIQTEWRLSVPNDLQISGLKEVITDEDGYHYEGEIWFIGELK, encoded by the coding sequence ATGCGGGATAAAAAAGTTCGAGGAGTTAAACGTAAATCTAATAATATGATTAAGCGTATTGAAGAGAACACATTGGAATTTCCAACGGAATTTTACAATGGTTATTGGCATCTGCACCTACCAGTTGCTCAAGACTTTATAAATTCCGACAAAACACCAAAAAAAATTAAACGACTCTGCATTCAAGCTCTATTGGATAGAGCTGAACATCTAATTGGTTTGAAGCCAAATAACAAAGAAAAGTATAGAGTAGTAGTTGCAGTTGATTTACCCGATTTATGGGGTTCACAAATTATTGTATTTAAAGGTGACTCCTATTTTAAAGATTTCTTTAACAGGAATGACCAATATCAAAAGTGGCTTCATCTATCTGATGATAGAAACATTCAAACTGAATGGAGATTATCTGTTCCTAACGATTTGCAAATATCAGGTTTAAAAGAAGTAATTACTGATGAAGATGGATACCACTACGAAGGTGAAATTTGGTTTATCGGGGAATTAAAATAA